In Hydrogenovibrio thermophilus, the following are encoded in one genomic region:
- a CDS encoding energy transducer TonB produces MAERIKAEERYMAELNQQLAMLAQEHYPRRAKRRHQQGMVTLRFTLHADGRITEESIATPSHYGLLNDATLDIIRTSLNHRYKPFPEEMGTSPRVIEVPIEYILR; encoded by the coding sequence GTGGCCGAACGCATCAAAGCCGAAGAACGCTATATGGCGGAGCTCAATCAGCAACTGGCGATGCTGGCGCAAGAGCATTATCCACGTCGTGCCAAACGTCGCCATCAACAAGGCATGGTGACGCTGCGATTCACCTTGCATGCCGACGGACGCATTACTGAAGAATCCATCGCGACACCCAGCCACTACGGGCTTTTGAACGACGCCACCCTGGACATCATCCGAACGTCACTCAACCATCGCTACAAACCGTTTCCGGAAGAAATGGGCACCTCACCGAGAGTGATTGAAGTGCCGATTGAATACATTTTGCGTTAG
- a CDS encoding SufE family protein, with amino-acid sequence MNYQPAEKSIADVQADLVKRFTHFDNWKDRYKYLIDMGKVLQKMPDEYKTEDNRIHGCQSQVWIHIEEKDGVLYMEAMSDAAIVSGLIALLLKIYNGRTPKEIKEAPLDFLADIGLLQHLSANRSTGLYHMIKRIQSEASARL; translated from the coding sequence ATGAATTATCAACCCGCCGAAAAATCGATTGCCGACGTCCAAGCCGACTTGGTCAAACGCTTCACCCATTTCGACAACTGGAAAGACCGTTACAAATACCTGATCGACATGGGCAAAGTGTTACAAAAAATGCCGGACGAATACAAAACCGAAGACAATCGTATTCACGGCTGCCAATCGCAAGTCTGGATTCACATTGAAGAGAAAGATGGCGTGCTTTATATGGAAGCCATGTCCGATGCCGCCATCGTTTCCGGGCTCATTGCCTTGTTGTTGAAAATTTATAACGGCCGCACACCTAAAGAAATCAAAGAAGCGCCGCTCGACTTCCTGGCCGACATCGGGCTACTACAACATTTGTCCGCCAACCGCTCCACTGGTTTGTATCACATGATCAAACGCATCCAATCGGAAGCCTCGGCTCGCCTGTAA